In one Knoellia sp. p5-6-4 genomic region, the following are encoded:
- a CDS encoding F510_1955 family glycosylhydrolase encodes MTAAPDPSSAPAATTAKPSATPTARALPSAHVHAVAREPGTGEVLVATHEGLYVYGKGEPRKVGPTIDLMGFTVAGPGHYYASGHPGPGVDLPQPAGLLESRDGGRSWTVLSRGGSSDFHALAATPERVLGFDGTVRTTTDGRTWETGDLASPPRSLAISPDGRRVLATTADGLMGSDDGGRRWAPMKGAPLLLFVDWAGGQTVAGLSPEGRLHLSTDAGRSWQTTKAGASDIQALDATGSGKTLEVVAATEHRLVTLERLF; translated from the coding sequence GTGACCGCGGCACCTGACCCGAGCTCCGCCCCGGCTGCCACCACCGCAAAGCCCTCAGCCACACCGACTGCGCGGGCACTGCCGTCGGCTCACGTCCACGCCGTGGCCCGCGAGCCCGGCACCGGAGAAGTCCTCGTGGCGACGCACGAGGGACTCTACGTCTACGGGAAGGGCGAGCCACGCAAGGTCGGCCCCACCATCGACCTCATGGGGTTCACGGTGGCAGGGCCCGGCCACTACTACGCCTCCGGCCACCCCGGGCCTGGCGTGGACCTCCCGCAGCCGGCAGGCCTCCTCGAGAGCCGTGATGGCGGCCGGTCCTGGACGGTGCTCTCCCGCGGGGGTTCATCGGACTTCCACGCCCTCGCCGCGACCCCGGAACGCGTCCTCGGGTTCGACGGAACCGTGCGCACCACCACGGACGGCCGTACCTGGGAGACCGGCGACCTCGCCTCACCACCGAGGAGCCTCGCCATCTCGCCCGATGGTCGACGAGTCCTTGCCACCACCGCCGACGGGCTCATGGGCTCCGACGACGGCGGTCGGCGTTGGGCGCCGATGAAGGGTGCCCCGCTCCTGCTGTTCGTCGACTGGGCCGGCGGACAGACGGTCGCAGGACTGTCGCCGGAGGGTCGCCTCCACCTGAGCACGGACGCCGGCAGGTCGTGGCAGACCACGAAGGCGGGAGCCTCCGACATCCAGGCGCTCGACGCCACAGGCAGCGGGAAGACCCTCGAGGTCGTCGCCGCCACCGAGCACCGGCTGGTCACGTTGGAGCGTCTGTTCTGA
- a CDS encoding YibE/F family protein — MAGRHAHAHRRRGDGPTPPKVLAGVGALLILVALAMVWLWPDSSVEAPGGSTQQVEGVVASIAQQPCPQRPTESPGGAPAPTGPCGTTQVRLTTGDGEGSTVTVPLPTGTGAPTVAVGDEVALSYSAGNPPGTQYAIVDHLRGTQLWVLVGAFVLAVVAFGRWRGVSALLGLAFTFAVILGFVIPAILDGKPPLAVAIVGCAAIVLVVLYLTHGIGRTTTVAVAGTIVSLLITGVLSVVAVQTMQLAGAADDSSFAVGQLHGVNLRGLLLAGILIGSLGVLDDVTVTQAATVQELAEANPDYSTGTLYRAAIRVGRAHIASVINTIVLAYAGASLPLLVLVVALDDPIGQVLSDQLVATELVRSMVGTIGLISAVPVTTAAAAFVTRRASRDAGQARVRIRT, encoded by the coding sequence GTGGCAGGACGGCACGCCCACGCCCACAGACGTCGCGGTGACGGCCCGACCCCGCCGAAGGTCCTGGCCGGCGTCGGTGCGCTGCTCATCCTCGTCGCGCTCGCCATGGTGTGGCTCTGGCCGGACAGCTCGGTCGAGGCGCCCGGTGGCAGCACCCAGCAGGTCGAGGGCGTGGTGGCCAGCATCGCGCAACAGCCCTGTCCGCAGCGACCGACCGAGAGTCCCGGAGGGGCACCAGCCCCGACGGGTCCCTGCGGCACGACCCAGGTGCGCCTGACCACCGGCGACGGCGAGGGCAGCACGGTCACGGTCCCGCTCCCGACCGGCACCGGCGCGCCGACCGTCGCGGTCGGTGACGAGGTCGCGCTGTCCTACTCGGCGGGCAACCCGCCGGGCACGCAGTACGCCATCGTCGACCACCTGCGGGGCACCCAGCTGTGGGTGCTCGTCGGTGCGTTCGTGCTTGCCGTGGTGGCGTTCGGGCGGTGGCGTGGGGTCTCCGCGCTGCTGGGACTGGCCTTCACGTTCGCCGTCATCCTGGGCTTCGTGATCCCGGCCATCCTCGACGGCAAGCCGCCGCTGGCCGTCGCGATCGTCGGGTGTGCCGCCATCGTGCTGGTCGTGCTGTACCTCACCCACGGCATCGGTCGAACCACCACCGTCGCCGTGGCGGGCACCATCGTCAGCCTGCTCATCACCGGGGTCCTGTCCGTGGTGGCCGTGCAGACGATGCAGCTCGCGGGAGCTGCCGATGACAGCTCGTTCGCCGTCGGCCAGCTGCACGGCGTCAACCTGCGTGGCCTGCTGTTGGCGGGCATCCTCATCGGCTCCCTCGGCGTCCTCGACGACGTGACGGTCACCCAGGCCGCCACCGTCCAGGAACTGGCCGAGGCCAACCCTGACTACAGCACGGGGACCCTCTACCGAGCCGCCATCCGCGTCGGACGAGCACACATCGCGTCGGTGATCAACACCATCGTGCTCGCCTACGCCGGAGCCTCGCTGCCACTGCTCGTCCTCGTCGTGGCACTTGACGACCCGATCGGACAGGTGCTGTCCGACCAGCTCGTGGCCACCGAACTGGTGCGAAGCATGGTGGGGACGATCGGCCTGATCTCCGCCGTGCCGGTCACGACGGCTGCCGCAGCCTTCGTCACTCGCCGAGCCAGCCGTGACGCCGGGCAGGCGCGAGTCAGGATCAGGACCTAG